ttggcgCACAAAAAGGGCTCATgttttgtaactttttaaaattttgttgtgtGTGGATTGAAATTAGGATTTCGAGGATCGCGATGGAGCGCTGCAGAAGAAAACGGTGATGGATTTGGAGTcagtgagagagaagaagcagTGGATGTGGATACGGGATTGATATGGTCGTGAATAAAGAGGAGCTGGACACTAGCGGCGAAGGCGATGTAAAGATCGGAATTTGCCTCTCCGATGTCGATAGTGCAATGAAGATGTGTAtggggtaaaaaaaattttattgcttagtttattattattatgtgtgATTTATTTatcgaaattataaattttgttatatctatacctatatctattttatattttatattttatatttgtgtttATTGAAGTCccatatcaaatcaaaaaatttaaaatttttattttatttatattttatattctatagTATCACTCCGCCGCAATGCgcgggtaacttcactagtaGTTCAATAGGACCCTTCTGTCAGTGGCAATTACTAATTGCACAGTTGTTTTAAATCATTTGATAATATATCTTACACataattttatagaattaaaattataaaaaaaaaaaaaattttctcttcCAATTTTGGCAAGCAGTAAAGTGATTGAAGAATGGGTGAACCAATCTTcggcttttattatttttttatatgttagaattaaaaacataatttttttgtattttcaaactttacaaaattatatgcaaaacaTATAATCACAACAGCTGTATAATTAGTAACTCGAATTTAGGAGAATGCCTCGAGAGTCtaattaccaaaataaaaagttcaagaaggtttttgtacattttttttaacttttaacatATGTACTCCTTTAATCTAATGACTGAGTCCGAACGTACAtgcttaaattttttgataaaattttagatagcATGAgagttttgataaaaaattcaagtAACTCCATAGTGGGGTTGGGGGCCACAAACATTgcacatggaaaaaaaaaatataaaaaagtaccACAAAGGTTATTCCTgcttattttcataaattttaaagagttccgaccaaaaaaattagtgtttatCGGATCTAATTAATCTTTACTTGCCACAAAAAAGCACGATTAAGATTATTCCTATTTGTTTTCGTAAGTATTAAGCGATCAAACTTCGTGCGCAGATTCTGCTGCTAAGCAATCctacgaaaaaaagaaaaaaaaaaaaaaaacaatgtttCAACCTGAAGGCCGGGGATTTAAATCTCAATCGAGAAATGTTCAAATCTGAGCACTTTGGCGTTGTCTGGGATTGCGGGCCATAAACATTGTGCATGACAGTACTAAAAAATGTACGATAAAAATTATTCCTAACTTGTTTCATAAGATTCATGTTATGGCATGTTTGTGTACACTTTGGACTAAGCAATCCTCCgttcattattttttctttctagttGTTTTTGAGAAAGCAACATCATAATTAAATCCTAAATCTTAAAACCTAAGCATTATaattaaaccctaaatcctctaCGTATGGGCGTCATTACATCTGAATGCAATGAGGTTTTGAtactgttttaaaaatatacaatcaattcatttaaagcgtatGGATACAGTGTCCACGAATCTCGATTGAGACTCAATTCATCCAGCCTTACGCCACtccgaacatgactcgacccaatcGGATCTCACGTCATTTGGAATGTGACTCAGTCCACTTGACCTCCCACAGAACagaatacttttttaaaatgtaGCTTTTTAGATTTGATTGATATTAACAATTGATTCCCCACATTGGCTTCTCACAAATAAAACACCTTTTCGTGAGCAAAATGATTTAATAATTGCAAAAATCGGGCGCAACAACAACAAATAATGCTAAATTCGGTTATATTCCGCAGTAAAGCTAGAGCACAAGTTCTAATTAAAAGTCTACCATTTCGAAACCCTAACTTTGTTTTTATTGTTggattttatctaataataaattttgatgataacaaataaattttgaatttaatttgtcaCTTAATAATTTCAGGTTGTAATTGAATTTGAAATGGTTCAAGCCGAACCGGAATTGATCAAAAGTAACTAttcaatcaaattattcaaattggCCCAGACAAGATCAAATTGTACCAAATTGGATGCAAGTGCCACAACAATAATTTGGAGGACTTCTTTACAATTTATCGGATTTGAGCCGGTCAACCTAGTCAATTTAACCAACTCACCTTTTGGGTTTAATTTGAGTTTAACGTCAAATTAGCCATTATTTTAATACGGTATGAAAGAGATTTGATATAtggtataaatttaaaaatgattttattatgacacgaatttaaaaatatgaaatatgatagaaataagttttatatgtaTGGTATTATTTTAAAAGCTTTTACAAATATGCaatgaatttaaaaagttttatatttgcagtattaatttaaaaggatTTTACGAATTTGGTATAATTTCAAGTGAgctttttaatataataatatttcaaatgtGTTTTGCAAATAtggtatgaattcaaatttattttaaaattaattcaaatgcatttgcaaaatggttaaaattcaaattaaaatcaattatgatttaatCATGCTTTTGTTCCATTTTTTAAATGATGGCAAATGTATTTAAAGGGGGGCTTGTATGTTGTTTGTGATATAacttcagaaaaattttctaagtCCTAATTATTTATTGATTTGTAATTGTGAGTTTCATTAAAAGGTTGTAAAAAAGTTTTGTGCGCTTGTAAACAGTTTTGGTCTTACCTTATTCAAAAAGCCAAGTGATAGTAAAATCAGTACCTGTAGGAGAAGAAAGACCGGACTGGAGTAGACAGAAAGGCCGAATCAGGATAAATCATCTGTATtatttgagtttgattttctttttttatttgattgtgtaatttttatctagatttaattttacttgagtTTTTACTTGTCAACTAATTCACCCCCCTTTAGTTGTCATTTGATCCttctatccaatcttttaaaattttaaaattttaattttgctgcAAATTTTTGGAAAACTCTTTTAGTTTAGATTTTGTGGATTCCGTTTATTTTAGTGTGTTTGATTTGAGGAGGCTAATTTCTATTAAAGTAAACAGTACAATTAGTTTTTAAACCGGAGTCATCAAATGCCTCAAATCTAAGAAATTATACGATAAGCAACAAAAGTGTACCATAGCTCAAGTTCCATGCATTTTCACCAAACTTTATTATAACTCATCATTTGAGTAGAGAAAAATTACGAGGAAATTCAAGGGGACAAGTGAAATTTGTGACTCATTATGTGACGCATTGGGGATTGGATAAAAAGTATGGAACAATATGCTTCTCCGCTGTCGCATGTCAATTTTACCTACATTCGAGTGTGCATTAGGATTTTActtaatattagaaaaaaaaaaaaaaaaaaaaatctaataaaatgaaaatagaagAGTTAATAGATACTTTACAAACTTATGAAATGGCTTTTTTCTAGTAATACATCTTCTTTACGTTTTTATGACCCTCAAATCAGTCAGGGAGGAAGACAAATTCTTTTGCATCGAATTCGAATAAAGATGTCTCAACAGAAGAATTTGAGAAGTAACTAGCAATCGTCACGAAAAGATTTCGACAGAATTTTAACAGAATAGAGCCAAAAGATCATCTTCATCATCCAAGCAATCCGACATGAAAAAGAGGGCTCTCAACTCAAAGAGACGTCGTTAGGAAACTTCCCacttaagttatttttttccaACTGTTACGAAAATGGGGAGGCCATAGTAGTACTAGAGGTCAAGAACCTTAAAAAGAGATTCGATACCAATCTTGCTTCTTTCCTTCACCTTTCAATGCTGCTGCCGTACGCGTCGTTCTCCAACctcaacccaacccaacccccTCTTCTCCTCTGCGTATCTGATTCCTTTCCCCTTCCACTGTTTTTTCCTCCTCTTAACTGTGTCCCAGACATTATTATGTGCTTTAACCCCCACATTCCTATAAATACTACAAGGATAGTACTTTTGAACCCAAACAACCCCAGAAAATAGAACAGAGTCTTAATCAGAGATACCTATCCTCCACATTCTTCTGCTCCCCTCCCTCTGGAAAAGAAATTCAGGCACTTAACAGACTGCTTTTTTCCATGGAAAGCCAACCCCCTCCCGCCGGCCGCCCCCCGTGGTTCCGACTGGCCTCCATCGCCCGCCAAGAAGCCCCGCCACAACCCCCGCCACCTCCAAGCCGGCCGCCCATCTTTTCTGCATTACGGTCGCGTGCCGATCAGCCCACAGCCCAACCAACGccaacgccgccgccgccgccgccgccaccgtcgaTATCGCCGCAACTGCCAGCGGCGCCCAGCACGGGCAACGGCATTGCCGTCACGGGCGAGCAGCAAGCATCCAGGCCGTCAACCGCACCGTCCCGACCTGCGACGCCTCAATCCCCGAAAATCATCAAGACTTCTTCCCAGACGCCGCCCCTGTCCCCGAAGGCGTACCACCCGTTGCCCGCTGCCCCCAACCCGGAGCCTGAACCAAAGATCATACCAACgaccccgaaccaaacagggAGCATTGCTGCGAAAGGCGACAGCGAGAAGAACGGTTCCAAGGATGCCGCCAATGGCTTCGGCAACCTGCAGAGAGACGAGCCTGCTGTCGAAGATAAGCGAACAGCCTCCGAGACAAAGAAAGAAGACGCGAGAGCGCCGCCTCCTTCCTCGTTACATCCGACGCGGAGACATGATGATAACAAAATGAGGATCATAACATTAGCAGGCAAGAATGTGGGGGCTTACATGGAGCTCGGGCCTTCTCTTgcgaggaaagtcgaagcgaGTGCTTCTGGGAGCCACGGCGGAAAAGCTGTTGGTGAGAACTCGGCCAGCAAAAGCCCGAAGCCCTTAACCACCACGGTGAACAGCAATGTGCAGAGCATCAACAACTCGTGGCTCATCAATAGCTCATGCAATCTCCGAAGCCCCGGTGTGCATGTCAAACTCGTTAGCCGCCGCAAGTCCAAGAATGGCCGCCCCGCCGATCCCGTAAAAGAGAACCCAAAATAAACATGCACCCCCCTTTCTCAATCCACTCATTTAAGTCTCTATTATAACTAATATTGCCTTGgggttatatttatatttgcatggTGTGTTGACAGTGTTGTATAACTAAATTCTCTCTATGAATAACAGGCACAGCATATTTGTAAACATATAGTGATGCCTCAGCATGTGTAAACATATAGTGatgcctactatatatatatatatatgttattaatagcacgaagcacttggtgctaccaagttttccgccattagatctacccttttgatcattttcacccgttagatcatactattcaaccaaccacccactcatcCCTactagggagcccacatcatgctaaccgcacatctcttaatccaatggccaaaaacttggtagcaccaataacttggtgctattaatagtatattagcctagttctttctatatatatatatatatatatatatatatatatatatgtcacatTTGCATACAGTGTAAACAAACCAACATTTGACTCAAGATGAATTAACAAACGCGCTAACAAATTTTCCAGTACGAAAAATCGAGAGCAACAGAAAAAACAAGCAGCATGAAAAAGAGCGGGAGTTTCAGAGTAAAAGCCAATATATAAGAACAACATATTCAACAGTTAGAAAAAGGGAAGAGAAccataaattttattaagttaGATGTTAGTACGAAGGTTACACATATTTCACACCTAAATTATATTCTAACAACTGGGGAATAGAAGAGGACAGCAGGATTGATTATTCTACAGCATCTTCTGCTCGCGTATTATTTCCCCCACAGAATTCCTAACTCATGTACAGTTGAAAGATGGAAAATTCTCTAACTTATTCATAAGAATAAAAGGAACAGAAAACTAAAGTGAGGAACAATGGGCTACGTACAGAAATTGCAGCCGCCTTTGGTTATTTAGTCGTCTGGCTGCTCTCGCTTCACTGGTAGGTTAAAGGTGACGGCGGCTTCTGAAGAAGCAGAGCTGCCGTTTTGATAACCGAAACTACCAGCTACAACGGAATCACTTACCATGTCGAAGCCCAATCTGTTTTTCGCTCCACTGCGGCAGATACCCAGAAGGGCAGTAAAATAGGGGTTAAAGATTTGTTTATACAATTAGTAATTGGGCTCTTTGCATATAAACCACTGTAAATACGCAAAAGTTGTGCAATATACACTTGCGAAGTTAGTTTGTGTGTGCGTGCTCCCGAAACCATATTTTTCTGCATCCATGCCTTTGCCAAGGGTTTATATGCAAAAGATCTTTTCTGCATAGACACCCTCTGGAGGGACGCGCACACAAATAAGCTAAGTTTTCAGGTGTCAGAAGTACCTTCGCAGGGTTAACTGCAAAacattttgaatatttgaaGGGAATATGTGCAAAATATAgggaagaaaaatgaaaaacttaTTTAGTGTCTGTTTGGCTTAGGTCTTGAAGCAGCTTTCTTACTCCGTGCTTGGCAGACAATAGGTATTTCGCAGACAACAACTATGGAGCTTTTGATGTATAAAGAAGTTCAAGCGAGCTTCTAGACCCCAAATGCAGAAACTCCAATTTGAAGGTTCTGCTACTGCAGCAACAAATAGCTGGAGGGATTTCAACAAGAAATTTATGCTTCTTCAATCAGCTTTATCCAAACAGCACTGCTGCAGAACCTTCGGAAGCCAAAAAGGCCCTTAATGCTGCAACAGTTATTGGAGGATTACCAATTCAGGCGCTTATTTATGTCCGTCAAATCTTTGGATGGACTCTGGTAAGCACGTGTGCTCTCCCCGACGCACGCGTAGTAACTCTTGGCACTTGGCGGTAGTAGAGTATCTACCTGTTGAAAGATGTAAGAGGCTTAAATGACAATAATAAGACAACATAAATGTAGCTAAAAAAGCACAAGCATAAGAGAGCGCACTCCCATTATTACAGCATTCACTTGCTTTTCTAGTATTCTGACCATCAGAGCTTCCTTCAATTATGCAAAAAGAATGTAGCAACAAAGCTTAGAGATCTAACTTTGGTGTGCAAGCATTCTACAACAGCAAAAGTAATAAATTACCTCCCCCATCCCAAAACTTAAATTATGTAATGCAGTAACTAATATAGAATGAAATAATAAAGTGAAACACCGTTACTAAACATCCATTGTTCAAGTATTTACAAGCTCAATGTTGCAGCATATCATTTGattcaaaattagaaaaaattagagagagagagagagaggcgtaaGATTCCATTACAAAAGGCAGGCTCTAAACACTCCCTCCCAGTACTCAACCTTTTGTGGGACCATAAAAGGCCGGCTCCTCCAATACAAAATCTTCCCTACAATAGGTATTCCATGTACGAGAGTAACGCCCAACAAAAATTTGCTATCTTGCACAGAAAAAtgtaaacaaaatttttctttcacaTCTTCTCAAGTTTTTACTGCCCTCTCTTTGACATCCACAAGCTTACATAGCTCAATGGGCACAAATACCATGCTGAACACATGTTATAGAGGAGACTCTCCAACTATACAAAGATGAAGAGTACACAGACTGCTTCCTCCAATACAAAATCTCCATATCTCCAAAGGCACTCTGAAATCCTTGGCACATCATATGCATACAATCAAGCTGAGACCACAGAAAAACCACTTTTATCACCATCCATTGGATATTGGAAGCATCACTTTATATTGCGGATTACTATCTAGTCTTTGTATAGTTTGGATGTATTGGTGGAGAAACTGCAGCCCGACACGTGGTGCACGATCTGGTTCATCCACCAACCAATATCCCTCAGTATAAAGGCTAGATATAACCGTCTCAGTCGCAGACCGGAGAGGGAATAATCCGATCGGATTCAATCCTCGAGAAATGATCTCAAGGTCTCCACACATGGGCTGAAGGCACAAGGCTTCGACTTGCGGACTTTGGCCGCTGATCTGGCCGAAGGTAGATAGCAGGACCGCTGATCGACAGCAGTCCTCAAAACACAGGTTTTGCGCAGATGGGGGCACGCAGGCTAGAAGCGTCTATCAGTCAGAAATGAGATCTGATTGGGTCCTCTAATCTGATGGAGAAGCATTTGCCAGTCTGATGCATGATCCAATCAGGTCCTCCTGCTGGCCAGGCTGTGATGCATCTGGCCTTTCTTTATCCCGGCCGCTGCTCCGAGCTAAGATCGGATGACGGGATCCGTTTGTGAGTTACGGGATCCGAGATAAGAAGCTACACGTGGCGGAGGCATACAGCGTGGCAGACGGGATCCGTTTGTGAGTTACAGGATCCAAGATAAGAAGCTACACGTGGCGGAGGCATGCAGCGTGGCAGAGCGTTCACCGGTAGAGACCGAGGTGGTCAGACTTGGTCGAAGTGGTTGCGGCCTGCGGGCGGTCAGAGTTGGATGAGGTGGTGTTTCGAGGGAACTCTAAGTTACAGCTACTCCTAGATTTTATTATGCCTACTCCTAAGGCTACGTTGGCCGATGATGATCCTTTTTTTGTCCTGTGCTACTCTCCCTTATATAGTCTCAAGTCTCCGGCTTGGCATAGATACAAGCAAGGCAGCATTTGCCGGGCGGTTACATATTATTTTCCTCGGATCGCTCTCAGATGTCACGCCTACTTCCATATACTTCAGCATCCattatttgaagtttgaatttcGAACGGGCCCAAGACTCGCCTTCTCCGGCCCTGCCGAAGTCTAGCATCGAACATAGTGCCGAAGCCTCTTCGGCACTCTCACAACTAGGTTATATGATTAAAACATAACATACCAAAATCCCTTGGAGTTGGAGCATGTCAATTTGGTGGCACATGCCACATGGCacaagtcttttttttttttactttaaaaatttacaataaagcTAGTTCTATCAACATTAAGTCTTGTACCATGTGCTGAAGCATCCGCCACATCAAAGCCCTCCTGGGTTCGCCGCTTCCTAGTGCCGAAACATAATGCCAAAACCTCTGTCAGCATTCTCAAAATAGGTGTCAACAGCGGAATTCCAGAAAGCTCAACACCACGGGATTTTAAATCTCATGCACTTGCTGATAATCTTCTCAATCCTCCAGACTCACCACTGTAAAGGCTAAAATGGACTAGTGCAGTTATTGTGTACCTACTGATCCAATCAAATCTTGCTAGATCTAAAAGCTCTAATAAGAAAAAAGGGATGAGCATTGAactttcaccaaaaaaaaagaagccaagATATATAGTAAGGATCGAAGAAGCCTAGGCCTTCATTGAACCAATGTATGCATTATCTAGTTTCATAACAAATATTCGTTACAGGCTTATGGAAATACACTCAGAGCAACCAGACTCAGATGGAATCATAACAGCATAGAAGGGTCACAGAAGGACAATCAAACCAAGTTTAGCAGCAAGccatatgcatgcatatataaaaaTTCAGCTTAATTTCCAACGAAGGAAATATAACAGGTTGTGATGGTAAAAGGCAAAGGTGCTAAAATACAATAACAAAGCCAAATGAAATTCATAAACTGATATGCAAATTTAAACAAGAAGGCACACCTTTGATTGTCGCAGAGGAGATACATAAACATTATGAGAAGCAGAGACTTTTTTGGGCGACATATCTGGAAGCTTCGTGAAAGGATATAATTTAGGTGATCCCTGTCCCTGACCTGctgaaaaaaaaacagaagaaataaAGAATTCTTAGCAAATTTCGGGTGAGAAACCAACACTAACTAGAAAAACCCAGAATATATACCATCTGTGATATTCCTGTCTTGCATGTGAGCTCCTTCATCTGTTAGCCCCCACAGCAAAGGTTTGACTGATGGAATGAATATTTCATTGTAAAAGGTAATGATATCAACGTGATTAAGTCCCACCCCCTGCTTATAAAAAGAATCTAATTAATAGCCAGTTGAAAGTAAATGACGGAACTAGCTAGATCACTACATATTACCGCATTTCCATTTGCAGATGAAAAACCAACAAAGACACTTCGAAATACTCCCACTTTCCATTGTGGTTCCTTTCTGTAATTGTTGACAATCTCCTTAAAAGTCAAATTAGCATGAGACACCTGTATAAAAGAACATAGAATATGTTAGAATAGGGTGAAATTCAAGAAACAGTTTGCAAGCATTGCTGACTTTACCTTCGCAACACCATAGAGGCAACATAAAATAAGTTGGTCGACATGTCGATTGAAAAACAGAGCTGTTTGGTGAAAAAGAATTTGTTGAAAGATACTATAAACGCGCTCCAAGATTTGTTGAGACTGCCGTAGCCTTTCACACAAGCTTCTGATTCTAATGGCAGCTAACTTTAAAATCTGAAGAGtacaaaatgaaaatttagataatGAAGGCAAAGTACGAAGCATTTATATATCTCAGAACTTTCAAGATAACATTGCCTTGCTGAAGAAGATTTTGATCCCAATCTCGGCGCAAGTTTCACCACCTCCTACAGGGTTACGCTGATTTGGACTGCCAAAAGAATTAAATGTGGATTTAATATGATTCATATGAttacatatatagatatatatagatagatagatagatttatataatacatatagatatatagatatataaaattcaaattttaataccGGAGAAAGATGATCGAACCTTGCAAATGTCGGCTGAAGAGTCAGTACCCTTGATTTTAGACTGTTAAAAGTCAATAAACGTTCCTTGGTTGGCGGTGTAAAGGAATTCCGTTCAACCAAAACACTCCTAAACTCGTTACAAGCTCTCTTTGGTGATCGGGCCTCACCATTCTGATCTGTAACAATATCAACATAATTTCATGAATAGACCATTTGTACCACATCACTATGGTATAATTATTCTGGAAGGCAAAAGGTGCAAGGAATAAACGGCGAGTAAGCCCGtataaataaaatcatattattcataTGCTACAATGCTGAACAAATAACAAGGATAAGAAGTAAAACTCTTACAACCTGACACCTGCTAAACGTGCTATCCTTCTGGTTTAATCTTTTTTCACTAACGTATAGCTTACAATGTAGGTCCATTTCAACAACAATGAAAAGGTACCATCATATTGTAAGGCACAAGCTTAATATTTGCAATCATCTTCCATATTATCAAAGGTCAACACTGCCATTCTAATTGCTATATGAGATGTCCATGGAAATATGGAAGACCTGTGTGAAATCAAACAATCCTTTATCAACCTACATCATTCAACGGTAAATCACCATCTTATCAACTGTGCAACACAGAAATTAAGTGTTTTGGGGCTAAATGACTATCTTATAGATTATGCAACACAGAAACTGTGGTGTGCCTGCTTTTAACCTAATGCAAACATTGAAGCCATGAAAAGTTAAATCAAAACTTCAGAGTTCTGAAAACTACATCTCAATAAACATGAAACTGGAATAACTATCTACTGGTAATATATGAGGCATACATCTCTAACAATTCAGGATAGTGCATTTCATTGTAAGCACAAAATGGATATTCACAAAGAACTTATGAGATTTCACATTAAGTGATAAAATTaatgataaacaaatatataagtTCTTTTAAAGCCTCTAATGCTCACAAATTCACAAGAGATAGCCGTTCATCCACTAGTAAACAACTGTGAAGCATCATTCCAAAGGTGAGAAAATACCTGGCAAAGCACCATGTTTTCTAGAAGGCAAAGGTGGCAACCCTCTATCAGCAATATTATGTACTTCTATTTCATCAAGGGAAGGCATCGGATCAGCTAGTAGTGCCAGGCGATTTATTTCTACAGCGAGAGCCGGCCTCACAACGATCAAGGAATTATACAGCGATGAACCTTTCTCCAATGCCTTGCTCTCCAAAAGTTGCTCTTCCAAAGAATTCAAATGCCTTTTTAGCTCTCTCGGAAGAGTTTCTTCATGTCTAACGAAACTCTCAATAACCTTGCTCAAATCAAAAGCAGTTAACCCAACTGCCCTTAAGACATCAGGAAGCATCATGACGACAGATTTATGTGTGGCCAAAACTATTTCAGCCGAACATGCAAGCATGCATCTGTGGAAACGCTCATTGGAGAGTAGAGAAGTCAAATTGTTTTCACTAAGCAGTTGCGATTCTGCTTTACAGATTGCCTCCAAAACTCTATAGTACAGCTTCAAGGCctccatttttctctcttttgcccATGTAGTATCAAATGAAATAGATCGTCCTCCAGAAGAACTGCTTGGAAAAATTGCTTCCAGAATGATGTCGGCCCTACGTGTCACATCGCTAGTAATGTCCCTGTCGCATGAAGCAAAAAAGCGCTCAAGCTCAGTGGAGGGTTTCGGTGGTAGCGAAGATATGACATCTCGAAGCCACTTTGCTGATGTCATAGCAGAGCTGACTGGTGTCATCTGAACCATCTTTGAGCTATTAATGAAACAACCATTTGTAGGCGAGGAAG
The nucleotide sequence above comes from Ananas comosus cultivar F153 linkage group 17, ASM154086v1, whole genome shotgun sequence. Encoded proteins:
- the LOC109722916 gene encoding formin-like protein 7, giving the protein MESQPPPAGRPPWFRLASIARQEAPPQPPPPPSRPPIFSALRSRADQPTAQPTPTPPPPPPPPSISPQLPAAPSTGNGIAVTGEQQASRPSTAPSRPATPQSPKIIKTSSQTPPLSPKAYHPLPAAPNPEPEPKIIPTTPNQTGSIAAKGDSEKNGSKDAANGFGNLQRDEPAVEDKRTASETKKEDARAPPPSSLHPTRRHDDNKMRIITLAGKNVGAYMELGPSLARKVEASASGSHGGKAVGENSASKSPKPLTTTVNSNVQSINNSWLINSSCNLRSPGVHVKLVSRRKSKNGRPADPVKENPK
- the LOC109723115 gene encoding retinoblastoma-related protein-like isoform X2, encoding MSSEAAAAAAAAEDAVSPNSEDGGGVGAGFYDLCKGLDVGEDLKREAVSLLKESKNIRFASPFGTRQPIEIEKFRAAYVLFCAAKLRKGQGKEEKKEERIRLCQVLRCSKLKLDDFFKEAQQFSLKFDQILSKFYGSDWEEKLELKQLEKYIKLLTDASKFYDKAYKELFSSPSNVQHCSISGCIRKYSEFYHFGWLLFLALRIHTPELFKDLVSCIHGLVAILAILIIHVPTEFRNFTIQDSFHFVKRSEKGVDLLASLCQTYHTLEDHLKRMMGKAQNLIVDILNRNPSLASECKAENFDQINTDGLIYFKDLLDERSLQSSILILGRHYENAINTQGELDERMFVNDEENLLDSESTSGATFCSTRFKFESLASPTRTIKSMLNLPRSPSSPTNGCFINSSKMVQMTPVSSAMTSAKWLRDVISSLPPKPSTELERFFASCDRDITSDVTRRADIILEAIFPSSSSGGRSISFDTTWAKERKMEALKLYYRVLEAICKAESQLLSENNLTSLLSNERFHRCMLACSAEIVLATHKSVVMMLPDVLRAVGLTAFDLSKVIESFVRHEETLPRELKRHLNSLEEQLLESKALEKGSSLYNSLIVVRPALAVEINRLALLADPMPSLDEIEVHNIADRGLPPLPSRKHGALPDQNGEARSPKRACNEFRSVLVERNSFTPPTKERLLTFNSLKSRVLTLQPTFASPNQRNPVGGGETCAEIGIKIFFSKILKLAAIRIRSLCERLRQSQQILERVYSIFQQILFHQTALFFNRHVDQLILCCLYGVAKVSHANLTFKEIVNNYRKEPQWKVGVFRSVFVGFSSANGNAGVGLNHVDIITFYNEIFIPSVKPLLWGLTDEGAHMQDRNITDGQGQGSPKLYPFTKLPDMSPKKVSASHNVYVSPLRQSKVDTLLPPSAKSYYACVGESTRAYQSPSKDLTDINKRLNCGAKNRLGFDMVSDSVVAGSFGYQNGSSASSEAAVTFNLPVKREQPDD
- the LOC109723115 gene encoding retinoblastoma-related protein-like isoform X1, which gives rise to MSSEAAAAAAAAEDAVSPNSEDGGGVGAGFYDLCKGLDVGEDLKREAVSLLKESKNIRFASPFGTRQPIEIEKFRAAYVLFCAAKLRKGQGKEEKKEERIRLCQVLRCSKLKLDDFFKEAQQFSLKFDQILSKFYGSDWEEKLELKQLEKYIKLLTDASKFYDKAYKELFSSPSNVQHCSISGCIRKYSEFYHFGWLLFLALRIHTPELFKDLVSCIHGLVAILAILIIHVPTEFRNFTIQDSFHFVKRSEKGVDLLASLCQTYHTLEDHLKRMMGKAQNLIVDILNRNPSLASECKAENFDQINTDGLIYFKDLLDERSLQSSILILGRHYENAINTQGELDERMFVNDEENLLDSESTSGATFCSTRFKFESLASPTRTIKSMLNLPRSPSSPTNGCFINSSKMVQMTPVSSAMTSAKWLRDVISSLPPKPSTELERFFASCDRDITSDVTRRADIILEAIFPSSSSGGRSISFDTTWAKERKMEALKLYYRVLEAICKAESQLLSENNLTSLLSNERFHRCMLACSAEIVLATHKSVVMMLPDVLRAVGLTAFDLSKVIESFVRHEETLPRELKRHLNSLEEQLLESKALEKGSSLYNSLIVVRPALAVEINRLALLADPMPSLDEIEVHNIADRGLPPLPSRKHGALPDQNGEARSPKRACNEFRSVLVERNSFTPPTKERLLTFNSLKSRVLTLQPTFASPNQRNPVGGGETCAEIGIKIFFSKILKLAAIRIRSLCERLRQSQQILERVYSIFQQILFHQTALFFNRHVDQLILCCLYGVAKVSHANLTFKEIVNNYRKEPQWKVGVFRSVFVGFSSANGNAGVGLNHVDIITFYNEIFIPSVKPLLWGLTDEGAHMQDRNITDAGQGQGSPKLYPFTKLPDMSPKKVSASHNVYVSPLRQSKVDTLLPPSAKSYYACVGESTRAYQSPSKDLTDINKRLNCGAKNRLGFDMVSDSVVAGSFGYQNGSSASSEAAVTFNLPVKREQPDD